The Primulina tabacum isolate GXHZ01 chromosome 10, ASM2559414v2, whole genome shotgun sequence region CAATAAAGCCACTATAAATAAGTTAGATAGCTACTTACAATACTTTCATTTGAGGGCGTCGCCACCAGAGATAGGTGTTGAACACAAGTATATCTGCATCAGTCCAATGACGGGCATGCTTTTCAATAGCCTGTGCTCGTACTATTCGATCTGGTAACCGATGGTTCACTGGATCATCCGAATTCGACTCCACCAGCAACGGTTCCCAGTAGAACTCAATTTTCGCATTGTACTCctttattattgcatgataaaaattaatatatcgaTTGATGAAAAACCGCATGCctttaaatataataatcaGACTTACTTTGGCCTTGAAAGTGATGAGTGAGCTCCCATTGTTGTGCATGTATTTTTGGCCTTTTGGGATTGCCTTGTCAAGAAGACATACCATAGATACCCATTGTCCTCTATTCAAAGAATCCCCAACAAAAACTAGCCTTTTGTTCCTCAATCTCTCTAACAGTCTTGTGGCATTGAACCTTTATATTAAAGGAAAATTGTAAAACTCCATTAAAAAAAAACCTAGATTACATATATTTGATGATcttataaatattttgaaacatttGTATATCAGAAACAAATTAGCAAGGGTACCTAGGGAGGTTGCAATGGTGAGGCTGCCATCTCCAATTTTGGTAACTCAAGTCTTTTCTTCCGAATTTCGCACAAGCCAATTGATCCGACATGAACGTGCACTCTTCCTCCTTGTATAATGGATATGAAATATCATCGAAAACCCATTTTCCTGAAAACACATCGCATTCCGAAGAAGACTCCGACGGTGACTCATTTTTCCTTTCTATCACGTTCTGATCACCGCCATCTCCATTCTTAACTAGGTATTCGCCACTCTCTGCCGTCAAATAAATGGCTCCGACCACCAACGCCACCGCAAGAAATCCTATCAGGGACCGAAAGCTGCACCGTATATCCCATATTCCGGCAAGTGAACCCATCCTTTTCGCCATTAATTTTGGATCATTCATTGATATCCTCTTACATTAATGCATGTGCCTCTAACTTGTCTAGTGCTGATCTTTCTTTAAGTTGCAGGCATTTGGTGAGACTAAGCTTTCAGAATCTGTTGGGATTCAATGGAAGTGGGAAATTGGGTGGTTTAGTAAATTCAGCACTTTGAGGGCTTTGGTGTAACGACGACATGGGAAGTATTTTTAAGGCAATGTCTTTTATTAGGTGGTAACAACTAAATTGTTAATTAGATCGATACAACATATATTTGGGGAAGTGGTTGTCATATTCATGAATCGTTTGCTTAAAGATATTGCTTCTGAAAATCCTCCATTTACTCcattatatatacacacaagTATGTACATATTGTATGTTGAAAAATCTTTTGAAGTTGTAATATTTAACTCATGTTGCGTTTGGATGATGATAGGATACAATGAAGGATTTTAAATCaaagaatttgaaatatatgaatttcaaatgattgTGACTATTTTAGTAAGTTAATTTGAAATTAGAGTCCGAAAAAGTAGTCTTCAATACTTCAATTAATcgttcattttaatttttaagcCAGACTCATATGATAGATTTGATATGtggattttaaatcaaatcctCTCAAATCCTTCCATCTAAATGCTAgctcatatatataatttggttGGAGAAATCACCAAAGTTGTCTAATAAATTGGCTTATTTTAGAATCTTCTCGTCAATTAATTAGTTAAAATATGTTGTGGTGCATTAAGGTCTTTTTGTTATAAATAATCAGATAAAATATGGAATAATAGAGAAAATTCATAAGAGAAGAGAGTCAATATTCAGGTACAAATCTTTATAGATATTATCTTAATATGTTTATCTTAATCACAAATCTTTCAAATCTAACTAAATAAGATAATCATTTATAATAAGAATATATTTATAACATATTTCATTTGGGAGTATTATTTATACTCAAAAAAGTGTTGATAACACTCCATCTtgcctaattaattaattattagacAATATTGTTcttcaaatatttttccttatatGATAAAATTTTAGTTCACCTTGAAAAACTCACAATATTTTTGTATGTcaacaattaaattttttattcaaaaaaataaagttaatattttcaacaacaaaaaacgttctcaaaattttaatatatataaaaatacaaataacaacaaaattttatattatttatatttatcccAAATTTTAGTATGTATATTCAAAATactggaaaattattttttcaaaataagttaTTGGGgtgtaaaaattttgatttaccaaaattttattaactttgggataaaataataaatatcttAATAGTTTagattaaaattaatattttcgttattttacatatatatatttatactatattattaaatttgagacACTTAAAGTAACTAACTTTTGgggtcatggtctgttttaataattatatatattaataaaatgttaaaattttaatttaagtcacATATAGCTCAGTGGATAatgtttttgaattttaagcatctaaaatttaagattttcgTTATTTACATATATGTATCCATAtttctatactatattattaagtttgagacacttTGATTAACTAATTTTTGGTATTATGgtatgttttaataattatatatattaataaagtgtTAAAACTTGAATGTAAGTCACATATAGTTCACTGGATAAATTTTTTGAATTCTAAGCAACAAGTTATAGGTTTAATTCCTACTT contains the following coding sequences:
- the LOC142505494 gene encoding protein trichome birefringence-like 34, whose amino-acid sequence is MNDPKLMAKRMGSLAGIWDIRCSFRSLIGFLAVALVVGAIYLTAESGEYLVKNGDGGDQNVIERKNESPSESSSECDVFSGKWVFDDISYPLYKEEECTFMSDQLACAKFGRKDLSYQNWRWQPHHCNLPRFNATRLLERLRNKRLVFVGDSLNRGQWVSMVCLLDKAIPKGQKYMHNNGSSLITFKAKEYNAKIEFYWEPLLVESNSDDPVNHRLPDRIVRAQAIEKHARHWTDADILVFNTYLWWRRPQMKVLWGSFDNSDGIYKDVDMLRSYEMAMKTWSDWLEIHVNRSKTQLFFVTMSPTHERAEEWGNSMGENCLNETAAIREEGYRGRGSDPKMMRIVEKTIDEVRQRSGLSVEIINITQLSEYRKEGHPSIYRKQWEPLSKEQISNPLNYADCIHWCLPGVPDVWNELLYAYIFKYN